The following proteins come from a genomic window of Neptunomonas concharum:
- a CDS encoding FKBP-type peptidyl-prolyl cis-trans isomerase → MQITENHVVSFHYALINDQGEVLDGSRAGNAIPYLHGHRNIVPGLEEAMEGKSAGDTFKITLAPQQAYGSRDEEKVYDVDPQLFAGIEGVEPGFMCQMTNESGEQELVSVLEVGDDYVTVDANHPYAGQSLTFDVEIVDVRLATPQELEAGQII, encoded by the coding sequence ATGCAAATTACAGAAAACCATGTTGTCTCTTTTCACTATGCGTTGATCAATGATCAAGGCGAGGTCCTAGATGGCTCCCGTGCAGGTAACGCTATTCCATATCTTCATGGCCATCGGAATATTGTTCCAGGTTTGGAAGAGGCAATGGAAGGAAAAAGCGCTGGAGATACCTTTAAAATCACCTTAGCTCCTCAGCAAGCCTATGGCTCTCGTGATGAAGAGAAGGTCTATGATGTTGATCCTCAGCTCTTTGCTGGTATCGAAGGTGTTGAGCCAGGGTTCATGTGTCAGATGACAAATGAGTCAGGCGAGCAGGAGCTTGTCTCTGTTTTGGAAGTCGGCGACGATTACGTGACCGTTGACGCCAATCACCCTTATGCCGGCCAATCACTGACGTTTGATGTAGAAATTGTTGATGTCAGACTGGCCACCCCGCAAGAGTTAGAAGCCGGTCAGATTATCTGA
- the pdxH gene encoding pyridoxamine 5'-phosphate oxidase — translation MSDFTADISQLRREYLAQGVSRSDLSHDPVMQFSKWFDVACRARPDDATSMTLATADKQGRPSARIVLLKHFDREGFCWYTDQESQKGKELAENPQAEILFYWYGLERQIRIKGRVETLSGEQADTYFHARPLGSQLSALASHQSQPVESRELLERRVAELETLHSENEVPRPARWGGYRLIPDVFEFWQGRESRLHDRFRYDREADQWHITRLQP, via the coding sequence ATGTCAGATTTTACGGCAGATATCAGTCAACTCAGACGAGAGTATCTTGCTCAGGGCGTCAGCCGAAGCGACTTAAGTCACGATCCCGTTATGCAATTTTCCAAGTGGTTTGATGTGGCTTGTCGAGCAAGGCCCGATGATGCGACATCAATGACGTTAGCGACGGCTGATAAGCAGGGGCGCCCTTCAGCGAGAATCGTGTTGCTGAAGCATTTTGATCGTGAAGGTTTTTGTTGGTACACCGATCAGGAAAGCCAGAAAGGGAAAGAGCTAGCCGAAAATCCTCAGGCAGAAATACTGTTTTACTGGTATGGGTTGGAGCGACAGATCCGTATTAAAGGGCGGGTAGAAACGCTAAGCGGCGAGCAGGCTGATACATACTTTCATGCCCGACCACTAGGTAGCCAGCTGAGCGCGCTGGCCTCCCATCAAAGCCAACCTGTTGAGTCTCGTGAGCTTTTAGAGCGTCGAGTGGCTGAGCTTGAAACACTACATAGCGAAAATGAAGTACCACGACCTGCAAGATGGGGCGGTTATCGTCTGATACCCGATGTATTTGAGTTTTGGCAGGGGCGTGAAAGCCGTTTGCATGATCGGTTTCGTTATGACCGTGAAGCTGATCAGTGGCATATCACGAGGTTGCAACCATGA
- a CDS encoding alpha/beta hydrolase yields MIDMLTVETAPVCDAVVIWMHGLGADGADFPPTIPYLRLPEELKIRFLFPNAPERPVTINGGWVMRSWYDILSMDNNGREISRDELRSSVDSISAIIQAQTAAGIAPERILLVGFSQGGAVAYETGLTYPQKIGGIAAMSTYLPRHLDEVAPSAVKDLPIIALHGTMDDVVSLAMGESAVEQLSKVGYKPQWKTFPMGHEVSIESLNTLGRWMSERLHH; encoded by the coding sequence ATGATCGATATGCTAACGGTTGAAACGGCTCCTGTGTGTGATGCCGTTGTTATCTGGATGCATGGATTAGGTGCAGATGGCGCTGATTTTCCTCCCACGATACCTTATTTGAGATTGCCGGAAGAGCTTAAAATACGCTTTCTTTTCCCTAATGCACCTGAACGCCCGGTGACGATCAATGGAGGCTGGGTGATGCGTTCGTGGTATGACATTCTTAGCATGGATAATAATGGCCGGGAGATTAGTCGTGATGAGCTGCGATCTTCTGTGGATAGCATTAGCGCTATTATTCAGGCTCAGACTGCAGCAGGGATTGCACCTGAACGGATTTTATTGGTGGGCTTTTCTCAAGGGGGCGCCGTAGCTTATGAAACCGGTCTGACTTACCCACAGAAAATTGGCGGAATTGCTGCTATGTCGACTTACTTACCTCGCCATTTAGATGAGGTCGCTCCAAGCGCAGTGAAAGATCTACCCATCATTGCGCTTCATGGCACTATGGATGATGTTGTGTCCTTGGCGATGGGAGAGTCTGCGGTGGAGCAACTCAGTAAAGTGGGTTATAAGCCACAGTGGAAAACGTTTCCTATGGGGCACGAAGTATCCATTGAATCACTTAACACATTAGGCCGATGGATGAGCGAACGGCTCCACCATTAA